The genomic DNA TGCTCCGTGCCAAGTGGTGTTGGTATTACTTAGCTCTTGTATGACCAGCAGGCAGCAGCTACTAGTCTGGTTCGTCGATCTATGTCAAATAACCTAATTTTAGTTTGACCCTGCTATTAAATTAACTTTACTGATATGCTTCCTGCCGCTCACGCTGCTTCCTATTTGGTCTACCGAGCACAGCATTAATCCTCTGGCCTGTCTCTCTTTTCATCTGCTTATTGTGTAATGTACAGTCACTATCTGCAGGCATCGCCTCTCTCGTCTCGTAGTTTCATGTTACGAATCTGGTTTTAAAGACAGGGAGCGGGGTTCTCTTGGGGGATTTTGTGCTGTGTGGTTTCGGCTGGCCTTTCTCATGTTGATAGTTTATTTCTCTTCCCCTATTACTACTGGAAGCTagtttatttgtttatagTTCCCGAGTGTGTCACGCTTGTTTAGAGCACTTCTGCAGGCGGTGCCGATCTCGACAATGATGAATCTGGCCCCATATTCAGGATTCTGGACTCGCCATTCTGGATtctggattttttttattttgagaTGCGATCTTCGAATTCCTTGGTGTAATGGTTTGTCACTACTTCATCGTAGGCCAATTGAGGAAAGAGTCGGCTTGGACAACGTCTGTCCCAAGTCagctgaagcagcagcgcagcagcagcagcagcagcagcgtaTGTTGTCCGCCATCAACAGAGTCAAAAAAACGGTTTAGACTTGGCCTATAATTTGTTTTATCACGACTGATAATCTTTAAAACGACCTGATCTAATCGCATCAATCTTTTTGCCAGGTTAGTTTCTGTTATAACCCGTTGTCAACGCCTGGCCAACGCCTGCCTGTCTTGGTCGACTTTTTTCTCCATGTACTGATATTCCACTGAACTCCCACCTCTGGTTAGACCCGTGCCCTTATCATACATGGTACAAGAGATTTGCTGATCTCTTCAGCACTGCTCTTACTGCAAACGGCACATATCTGCGTTGCATAAAGATCGACTATGATCGATCTTCCCGGCCTATCTTTTTGTGTCCTTTGAAACGCACGCAAGAAATGAATCAAATATACCGAAATTTTTACCATTTGCCGAACCGTGGTAACTGACTATGAGTcttctttgttttttctcATAACTTGCGTAATTGATTGTCTATATGTACATGTATCCATATTTAGAGTCATTTTTAGTTTGGTTCTCCGCTAGTATCTACCTTCATAATGACAGGTACTTGGCTTTGAGCACTGTTACTACCTAATCTATctatttaatttttattttagttACTCCGCTCAGATATATGTAACCTACCACACGATATTTTAATAAATTTCAATACATCTATTGCTCAAACTAGGCAATGTTTCACTTCAACGTAAGACTATCCATTTGATTCAAAAGTGCCCGTCCAAAATAAGCCACTTAGGCTCTACCTGCCATTCTACTAAAATTTATTAGCGCCGAGATGATTCCATACCAACTCTAGACACCATCTAAGAAACCTAATTATTTCTACCAAAAATCTTAAACCAATCTGTTTGAACAATCAAACCCATTTTAGGAAGCTTAACATAGGGTGTAGAGTTTCAATTGAAGTGAAATATCGGCATGTTTCAAACTGAAGTTGACCGAGAAACCAActcaaataattttattcaaaTAGTATCATGTCACTAGTCCTAGCCCATTCTAAAGAACGATATTTGCTGTTCATTTCCCAACTTGTAGCTTCGTTATAAATGCCCTCAACATTTAATATCCTAGTCTCTGTTCGATAACAATTCGTCTTAACCAAACAAATACCGCAACTATTTCTGTggtttatttgattttattcttttctgATCCGCCTGAACGGTTGGTTATTGGAGTTCTACCTTGGGAGTCTCAGGCTCGATACGGATATCAAATTGACCTGTACAGGTTAACTAATGTTACTTGTCTTTCTTTACTGCAGATAGTTAATAAAGTTAGCTGGGACCATCCATGTCTGCCTACCTGATTTAAGTGGTCTAGAACCCAATCGCCAACACCTGATAATCTGATAATCAATTACCCAACGGCGCCCAGATACAACTGTGCCAATGTCACTGCGCACAGTATAGTCTCACAGGATAACAACCAAGTATTCACCATCATACaaaattttaattttgaaaGTGCGGCCCCTAAAGTTAACTGCTAACTCTAACAGCTAGTAACCTATCGTGTGATGTGATCTATTCTATTATACTATAAATGAGTGATACATGCCCTTGAATAAATTAAGTAATGCGGAGTGGTTATTAGTTTTGTGATGCGATTTGAGAAAGTTTCTTATCAATGTTCTTGAAAAGACCCTCAAGACTGTCTATTCGGTTCATTATTTGTTCTTGCATTTGCCAAAGGTCGACGGGATTGGCGTTAAATGCCGCAAGAGATGTTGGTTCTCCATCGTCCctgtcgtcttcgtcgtcttgATCAGGCTCATCCTCAACATCGGCATCTGACTTGGCTACAATataatcatcatcatcatcattgtcttcgtcgtcatgGTTAGTAGACCGTTTCACCTTGCCATGGTCTGATACATGATCCGGTCCCCATTTGCGATTTCTGACAGCACCATGAATGTTTGCGCGTCGAAGTATTGACGATGTCGACCGTGTTGGAGATATTCCCAACATAGTTGAGTCCTGACGGAACAGTGATGATGTGGAGGAGAAAAGCCGACCTCTTGACGTGATTGGCAGGCGTCGTCTAGTATTTTGAGCTGAATTGTCCTCATTGTGAAACTTGTTCAAAACTGTACTAGACGGCACGGTTGGCAAGAGATATGGTGAGGTTCGATCATTTAACCTTCTAACAATCGACGAGTTACCTGAAAGATGTCTCTCAAATGTATTTGGAATGTACGACCCTGGCCActcttcatcgtcaatGGCATCTGACTCATAGTATGGACGCGCCGTAGTATCTTCAGGATCAGAGTATATTTCAGTACCAGGAGGCCTGGTCGAGGTCCATGATGAACCTGCCCTGCTGTGGAACAACCGTGACATATCACGATTACGCTGAGGTCTGCTTATGCTATCGTTTATATCCACATCGAGATCGATCTTGGGCTTCTTTGGTCGGACCTTAATGGTTCCCTTGTATGGCCGCTTGAAAACCTCATCCAATAAATCGTACTTGGAAATTTTCTTCGACATTAACTGATGCTTTTTGACAGCTTCTGTATGCGACACTGCTCCTGGCACTGGGACAGGGGTACTGACGGGTTTGCCTTTCTTTCTCGTTTTCCTTGGGGTAGCAGATCCACTACGAATTTCATCGTCCGCTGACGACAACTGTGTGACAAGTGCTTTCAGTCGCTCTTCCTGCTTTTTACGATACTGATTTTGACTGTCCTTTTTAACCTTCTCTCGTATTTGGACAAGCCTTAAATACAATCTCTCGTATATGAAAATCGTATAAAGAACAGGAAAATGGGTTATCTTTACAAGTGTGCGGTTAAGAATAAGAAACTGACGCAACGGCAAGATGTAGAAGAATGGTCTTACCAGCCATTCAATAAGATTCAAAGGAGGTGAATATGAGAACAAAGTTGAAGATTCTGATTTGATCATTGAAATGGTATTCACTGCACACAAGTACTGATGCTCCTCACGCGAGTTTGCGACAATTTCCGAAAAACTATTTGATAAAACTGCAAACAGCAGGGTCATGACAACAAAATGGGttatgaataaataaaacaacAGGATTGTACGCCCGATTGGAGAGTAGTATTTCCAATTCTCCCATACTACAGGCGTAAAACCGAACAAAATTCTCATCAAGTCGAACGCTACTTGATTAGAACTGAAAACATTACGCGCAAACGCTAACGTAAATGCGATCCAGAATCCAGATGAAAGCATCACAATGACAAGCCATGAAATAGCCAGATCTATAGACATCTTCCTGACTGCTATAACCATTCGTGAGAACGACTCGTTGTTGTCAAAAATGCTAAACAGCCGAGGAAATAGGAATATAGCTACCGTCGCCAATATATCATAACTAAGAGTAAGCATCTTCTTTGCATCGTCAATTTGACCAGTAGCATTCAGTCGAATAGCATTGATTCTGCAACATGCATATCCAATCAGCTGGAGCAGGAtcatcaaatcaaatagGTTCCATAGAgacaatatatatagagTAAAGCCCACATCGGTAAACCCAACTATTTCATCTAGAATAAACCCTAGACTCCACAGAGCAAACACTATCTCTTGTGTTGAAATTTTCATTGAATGTGATGATAGCACCATAAGATATAGCCCCAAAAGCACGCAAAA from Sugiyamaella lignohabitans strain CBS 10342 chromosome D, complete sequence includes the following:
- the YVC1 gene encoding Yvc1p (Vacuolar cation channel; mediates release of Ca(2+) from the vacuole in response to hyperosmotic shock; GO_component: GO:0000324 - fungal-type vacuole [Evidence IDA] [PMID 11427713]; GO_component: GO:0000324 - fungal-type vacuole [Evidence IDA] [PMID 11781332]; GO_component: GO:0000329 - fungal-type vacuole membrane [Evidence IDA] [PMID 20035756]; GO_component: GO:0016021 - integral component of membrane [Evidence IEA,IEA]; GO_component: GO:0016020 - membrane [Evidence IEA]; GO_component: GO:0005774 - vacuolar membrane [Evidence IEA]; GO_component: GO:0005773 - vacuole [Evidence IEA]; GO_function: GO:0005227 - calcium activated cation channel activity [Evidence IDA] [PMID 1700419]; GO_function: GO:0005262 - calcium channel activity [Evidence IEA]; GO_function: GO:0005262 - calcium channel activity [Evidence IDA] [PMID 11781332]; GO_function: GO:0005216 - ion channel activity [Evidence IEA]; GO_function: GO:0005267 - potassium channel activity [Evidence IDA] [PMID 1700419]; GO_function: GO:0005272 - sodium channel activity [Evidence IDA] [PMID 1700419]; GO_function: GO:0005244 - voltage-gated ion channel activity [Evidence IDA] [PMID 1700419]; GO_process: GO:0070588 - calcium ion transmembrane transport [Evidence IEA]; GO_process: GO:0006816 - calcium ion transport [Evidence IEA]; GO_process: GO:0030003 - cellular cation homeostasis [Evidence IDA,IMP] [PMID 11427713]; GO_process: GO:0030003 - cellular cation homeostasis [Evidence IDA,IMP] [PMID 11781332]; GO_process: GO:0006811 - ion transport [Evidence IEA,IEA]; GO_process: GO:0006810 - transport [Evidence IEA]); this translates as MDTEETTLLLPRFQPSALDSIPIYNIVLDIYDLISARVDTALKYDQLRSPQVHSFLIKPLVADLRDGLCAGTLYGLMANSIQFTKESSSYAAMAGVMATRAMICEIVAIKLLKDFDEDDLMNALTYDFYPLARGMPENSSTSQSTQSQLIPRWQRLSTLELAIKAEAKRFLAHPVVIQVLEEIWNGSIMFQTSMHKLHRVKFANEEEVLASQFGRRGAGIRYNYSDASILKLSRLRVPRYRHLLNLASFCVLLGLYLMVLSSHSMKISTQEIVFALWSLGFILDEIVGFTDVGFTLYILSLWNLFDLMILLQLIGYACCRINAIRLNATGQIDDAKKMLTLSYDILATVAIFLFPRLFSIFDNNESFSRMVIAVRKMSIDLAISWLVIVMLSSGFWIAFTLAFARNVFSSNQVAFDLMRILFGFTPVVWENWKYYSPIGRTILLFYLFITHFVVMTLLFAVLSNSFSEIVANSREEHQYLCAVNTISMIKSESSTLFSYSPPLNLIEWLVRPFFYILPLRQFLILNRTLVKITHFPVLYTIFIYERLYLRLVQIREKVKKDSQNQYRKKQEERLKALVTQLSSADDEIRSGSATPRKTRKKGKPVSTPVPVPGAVSHTEAVKKHQLMSKKISKYDLLDEVFKRPYKGTIKVRPKKPKIDLDVDINDSISRPQRNRDMSRLFHSRAGSSWTSTRPPGTEIYSDPEDTTARPYYESDAIDDEEWPGSYIPNTFERHLSGNSSIVRRLNDRTSPYLLPTVPSSTVLNKFHNEDNSAQNTRRRLPITSRGRLFSSTSSLFRQDSTMLGISPTRSTSSILRRANIHGAVRNRKWGPDHVSDHGKVKRSTNHDDEDNDDDDDYIVAKSDADVEDEPDQDDEDDRDDGEPTSLAAFNANPVDLWQMQEQIMNRIDSLEGLFKNIDKKLSQIASQN